In Rutidosis leptorrhynchoides isolate AG116_Rl617_1_P2 unplaced genomic scaffold, CSIRO_AGI_Rlap_v1 contig148, whole genome shotgun sequence, one DNA window encodes the following:
- the LOC139881372 gene encoding putative pentatricopeptide repeat-containing protein At3g16890, mitochondrial, which translates to MRGCSSLCLWAKLPVFISNQTQQFIFISTKLRKLITTTAFLHHRQQQNNLESPSTGNPKAKRNFSVIDHHYISQILSRNDWFLLLNHEFEAARINLVPHFVASILQNQENPLHPLRFYIWVLYKDPSFAKNQSVKGVLANALYRKGPVILSVEFLQNIRNSGCRVTTDLLCVLIGSWGRLGLAKYCVDIFAQISILGINPSTRLYNAVIDALVKSNSLDLAYLKFQQMGAENCKPDRFTYNILVHGVCKIGVMDEALRLVKQMESVGYAPNVYTYTILIDGFFCAKRVDDAFKVIETMKKKNVRPSEATIRSLVHGVFRCKAPGKAFDLIITFMEKEPLYPKLACDTLLHCLSNNSMAKEVSVFLKKIGERGYFPDSSTFNITMTCLIKGHDLSETCHILDKFIERGVKVGFNTYLVLVEALYKAGRVVDGDRYADYMVKDGLVSNVVSYNMIIDCFCKAKLMDRACKTFSEMRQRGTPPNLVTFNTLISGQCKDGDLKLVREMLAMLLGQGFKPDIFTFSSIIDGLCQAHEIDDAFNCFNEMMEWGISPNAVTYNILIHSLCVVGDIGRSMKLFRKMQVDGIKPDIYSFNALIQSFCRMNKVERGEKLFFSMLVLGLKPDNYTYGALIKGLCEARRFDEAKKMFISMETNGCIPDSYTRHLVKDVLDQQSHFREAQSPG; encoded by the coding sequence ATGAGAGGCTGCTCTTCTCTTTGTTTATGGGCAAAACTTCCAGTCTTCATCTCAAATCAAACCCAACAGTTTATTTTTATCTCGACAAAACTCAGGAAACTAATAACTACAACGGCTTTTCTTCATCATCGGCAGCAACAAAATAACTTGGAGTCTCCTTCAACAGGTAATCCTAAGGCTAAGAGAAACTTCTCTGTCATTGATCATCATTATATTTCTCAAATTCTATCGAGAAACGACTGGTTCTTACTGCTAAACCACGAATTTGAAGCGGCAAGGATAAATTTGGTCCCGCATTTTGTTGCTAGTATTTTGCAAAATCAAGAGAACCCATTGCACCCTTTGCGATTTTATATCTGGGTTCTGTATAAAGACCCCTCATTTGCTAAGAATCAATCGGTTAAGGGCGTTTTAGCTAATGCTCTTTATCGCAAAGGACCTGTTATTTTGTCTGTTGAATTCCTGCAAAATATTAGGAACTCAGGATGTCGGGTAACCACTGATTTGCTTTGTGTTTTGATTGGTAGCTGGGGTAGATTGGGATTAGCCAAGTATTGTGTTGATATTTTTGCGCAAATATCAATTTTGGGTATCAATCCTAGTACGAGGCTATATAATGCTGTCatcgatgcattagtgaagtcAAATTCTCTCGACTTGGCATACTTGAAGTTTCAACAGATGGGTGCAGAAAATTGTAAACCTGATAGGTTTACTTACAATATCCTTGTTCATGGAGTTTGTAAGATTGGCGTTATGGATGAGGCACTTCGGCTGGTTAAACAGATGGAGAGTGTGGGATATGCTCCTAATGTATACACATATACCATCCTAATTGATGGGTTCTTTTGCGCAAAAAGGGTTGATGACGCTTTTAAAGTTATTGAGACTATGAAGAAGAAGAATGTGAGGCCCAGTGAGGCAACCATAAGATCACTGGTTCATGGGGTTTTTCGTTGCAAGGCGCCTGGTAAAGCATTCGATCTCATAATAACATTTATGGAGAAGGAGCCTCTTTATCCGAAGCTGGCTTGTGATACTCTACTGCATTGTCTTTCAAACAACTCTATGGCCAAAGAGGTGTCTGTGTTTTTGAAGAAAATTGGGGAGAGAGGATATTTTCCAGACAGTTCGACATTTAACATAACTATGACTTGTTTGATAAAGGGACATGATCTGAGTGAGACGTGTCATATATTGGATAAATTTATCGAGCGAGGAGTGAAGGTGGGGTTTAATACCTATCTTGTTCTAGTTGAAGCTTTATATAAGGCGGGAAGAGTTGTGGATGGGGATCGATATGCCGACTATATGGTTAAAGATGGACTTGTATCAAATGTAGTTTCATACAACATGATAATCGATTGCTTTTGTAAAGCCAAGCTGATGGACAGAGCATGTAAGACTTTCAGTGAGATGCGTCAAAGAGGTACTCCTCCTAACCTTGTTACGTTTAATACCCTTATCAGTGGACAGTGTAAGGATGGAGATCTAAAACTTGTGCGGGAAATGTTAGCAATGCTTTTGGGACAAGGATTTAAACCGGATATCTTTACGTTCAGTTCGATAATCGACGGCCTCTGTCAGGCACACGAAATTGATGACGCTTTCAATTGTTTCAATGAAATGATGGAGTGGGGCATTTCTCCAAATGCCGTCACATACAATATATTGATTCACTCTTTGTGTGTGGTCGGAGATATCGGAAGATCAATGAAGCTTTTTAGAAAGATGCAAGTGGATGGAATAAAGCCAGATATTTATTCTTTCAATGCCCTTATTCAAAGTTTCTGTAGAATGAACAAGGTTGAGAGAGGTGAAAAGCTTTTCTTTTCTATGTTAGTATTGGGCCTGAAGCCTGATAATTATACATATGGTGCTCTTATCAAGGGACTCTGTGAAGCTAGAAGATTTGATGAAGCTAAGAAGATGTTTATTTCAATGGAAACGAATGGTTGCATTCCGGATTCTTATACACGCCATTTAGTCAAGGACGTCCTAGACCAACAAAGCCACTTTAGAGAAGCTCAGAGTCCAGGGTAA
- the LOC139881376 gene encoding uncharacterized protein, producing MDLWVVAAAAAAGYISKYCQKLSKDKGSNSLLPDMSLGDSNSKKPASPCFASGKFSQRENQGSFGSMDRRRHLDGSEVVEKASTSTLVSGNSGNYDESNLLSLSTLPPGVDYVHCGKSYCEVDYLPRKKTLLRTKHNKASYVKPRSSLESCVMAQLYNEKVRLEDYVLSSFSSPTTRPLLVTDGSRIISRANMDSFGGQTNQLHRESCLGRKGMVSGFSLPPKLGLLQLPKKPKPKSGRGKFVRLGNSADNVSGYDGSQNGAVLFCIGITIGLISSFMANRREVERFKELLKQTENLVQDLQEELEMKNSFTVKELKVDESARYDKKPESSDSISKIEAELEAELERLGLNMNSSTLDNRSTELEIDQCFVEDFAHGDLRTDLFKGEAALLNDSKQNSSNRSTTHYGNYAVSPRELSLKLHEVINSRLEERLKELETALENSEKKVKLIESERKIHRQTFSERYSFNLERESAEEVNIVEPMVMNLSGEALNAYNEAYEELLKVNDSDEEYSPVLSRTLSYGHSYGASDKEKTTTEEVFPSHLRSEDDNSTRVQELFDFGVSEEEESSGCEDEMEKELIKQIVEKAKKGSHAMLNAQRVLFSMEETKN from the exons ATGGACTTATGGGTTGTTGCAGCCGCCGCCGCCGCCGGTTATATTAGCAAATATTGCCAGAAGCTTTCAAAAGACAAAGGCAGCAACAGCTTATTACCAGACATGTCTTTGGGAGATTCAAATTCCAAGAAACCGGCATCACCTTGCTTTGCATCTGGAAAATTTTCGCAAAGAGAGAATCAAGGCTCTTTTGGTTCTATGGATAGAAGAAGACATTTAGATGGCTCTGAAGTAGTCGAAAAGGCTTCTACTAGTACATTGGTGAGTGGAAATTCGGGAAATTATGATGAAAGCAATTTACTTTCTTTATCTACTTTGCCCCCTGGAGTAGATTATGTTCATTGTGGTAAATCTTACTGTGAAGTAGATTATCTTCCGAGGAAAAAGACATTGTTGAGAACAAAACACAACAAGGCTTCTTATGTTAAACCTAGAAGTTCCCTGGAAAGCTGCGTCATGGCTCAGCTATATAATGAAAAGGTTAGATTGGAAGACTATGTCTTAAGTTCCTTCTCATCACCAACTACAAGGCCGTTGCTTGTAACTGATGGAAGCCGGATAATCAGCCGAGCAAACATGGATTCTTTCGGAGGGCAAACAAATCAGCTTCATAGGGAATCATGTTTAGGAAGGAAGGGAATGGTTTCTGGGTTTTCCTTACCACCAAAATTAGGGTTGTTGCAGCTCCCTAAGAAGCCAAAACCTAAGAGTGGAAGAGGGAAATTTGTGAGACTGGGCAACTCCGCTGATAATGTCAGTGGATATGACG GATCACAAAACGGAGCAGTTCTATTTTGCATTGGAATTACTATTGGCCTTATATCTTCTTTCATGGCTAATAGAAGAGAAGTAGAAAGATTCAAGGAGTTGTTGAAGCAGACTGAAAACCTGGTTCAGGATTTACAAGAGGAGCTTGAAATGAAAAATTCATTTACTGTGAAGGAGCTG AAAGTGGATGAATCAGCTAGATACGATAAAAAGCCAGAGAGTTCAGATAGCATCAGCAAAATTGAAGCTGAGCTTGAAGCTGAACTTGAAAGGTTGGGCCTGAATATGAATTCATCTACTCTGGACAACAGATCGACAGAGCTCGAG ATTGACCAATGCTTTGTAGAAGATTTTGCTCATGGGGATTTGCGGACAGACTTATTTAAAGGGGAAGCTGCTTTACTGAATGACTCCAAACAAAATTCAAGCAATAGATCCACTACGCACTATGGAAATTATGCAGTTTCGCCTCGGGAGTTGAGTTTAAAGCTACACGAAGTCATCAATTCAAGGCTTGAAGAACGTCTGAAGGAACTCGAGACAGCCCTCGAAAATAGCGAAAAGAAGGTGAAACTCATTGAATCGGAGCGTAAAATTCATCGGCAGACATTCTCGGAGAGATATTCTTTTAACTTAGAAAGGGAAAGCGCTGAAGAAGTTAATATTGTAGAACCTATGGTGATGAACTTATCCGGTGAAGCTCTAAACGCTTACAACGAGGCTTATGAAGAGCTTTTAAAAGTAAATGATTCTGATGAAGAATATTCACCGGTATTAAGTCGAACACTTTCATATGGTCACAGTTATGGGGCAAGCGATAAAGAGAAGACAACAACAGAGGAAGTCTTTCCGAGTCATTTAAGATCGGAAGATGACAATTCTACAAGGGTCCAAGAATTATTTGATTTTGGTGTGAGTGAAGAAGAAGAAAGTAGTGGTTGCGAAGATGAAATGGAGAAGGAGCTAATAAAGCAAATTGTGGAGAAGGCCAAGAAAGGCTCGCATGCAATGTTGAATGCTCAAAGGGTTTTGTTTTCAATGGAGGAAACTAAGAACTAA
- the LOC139881388 gene encoding uncharacterized protein, which produces MANRTNQTQASTSSSIRSVKKSNGDHFFVWREFLWGGIAGAFGEGIMHPVDTVKTRIQSQAILSTSQTQRSLLQMLQKVWVTDGLKGFYRGIAPGVTGSLATGATYFGFIESTKKWIEESHPGLGGYWAHFIAGGIGDTLGSFVYVPCEVIKQRMQVQGTSATWKSGSQVYDYYTGMLQAGNSICREQGIKGLYAGYGSTLARDVPFAGLMVMFYESLKDASEHGKKKWNLTHHVNNTFEGLILGGLAGGLSAYLTTPFDVIKTRMQVQGSTVRYKSWFDAIHKIWKTEGAKGMFRGSIPRVTWYIPASALTFTAVEFLREHFNDNIGVEEVTSISIERKRSLKEEAA; this is translated from the exons ATGGCAAATCGCACGAATCAAACTCAAGCTTCAACGTCTAGTTCAATCCGGAGTGTTAAAAAATCAAATGGGGATCATTTTTTTG tTTGGAGAGAGTTCTTATGGGGAGGCATTGCTGGAGCTTTTGGGGAGGGGATAATGCATCCTGTAGATACTGTGAAAACCAGGATTCAAAGTCAAGCTATTCTTAGTACAAGTCAG ACCCAAAGGAGCTTACTGCAGATGCTCCAGAAAGTCTGGGTTACCGATGGGTTAAAAG GCTTTTACAGGGGTATAGCACCTGGTGTTACTGGATCACTTGCAACTGGTGCAACATATTTTGGTTTCATAGAGTCCACGAAAAAATGGATCGAAGAATCACATCCCGGTCTTGGGGGCTACTGGGCACATTTTATTGCTGGGGGCATTG GTGATACGCTTGGTTCTTTTGTATACGTTCCTTGTGAAGTGATAAAGCAGCGCATGCAAGTCCAAGGCACTTCTGCAACTTGGAAGTCTGGCAGTCAAGTTTATGATTATTACACTGGAATGCTTCAAGCTGGCAATTCGATATGTAGAGAGCAGGGGATCAAAGGATTGTATGCTGG ATATGGCTCCACGCTTGCAAGAGATGTTCCATTTGCTGGTCTTATG GTTATGTTTTATGAATCTTTAAAAGATGCATCTGAGCATGGGAAGAAGAAATGGAACTTAACTCATCATGTGAATAATACTTTTGAGGGACTAATATTAGGCGGATTAGCAGGGG GCTTAAGTGCATATCTAACCACTCCCTTTGATGTAATTAAAACGAGAATGCAAGTACAAGGCTCCACAGTAAG GTACAAAAGCTGGTTTGATGCGATCCACAAAATATGGAAGACGGAAGGTGCTAAGGGAATGTTCAGAGGAAGCATCCCGAGGGTAACATGGTACATTCCAGCTTCTGCTCTTACTTTCACGGCAGTTGAATTCCTCAGAGAACATTTCAACGACAATATTGGAGTTGAAGAGGTGACGAGCATTTCGATAGAGCGAAAGAGGTCTTTAAAAGAAGAGGCAGCTTAG
- the LOC139881373 gene encoding uncharacterized protein, which produces MASICSIFLCLLTLTIVTSSSSSSSSSSSGSNSVRPVDVHDLLTKYGFPKGLVPDNVESYTLSETTGEFEIDLKSHCYVHFDRLVYYDKKIKGKMSYGSVHSVSGIQAKKLFLWVYVSDIKINKDAGMIDFFVGPLSESLPENQFQTIPSCKTKPAASVGIASM; this is translated from the coding sequence ATGGCGTCAATTTGTTCGATCTTTCTCTGTTTACTGACGTTGACCATTGTGacgtcatcatcatcttcttcttcttcttcttcttccggttcaaaCTCTGTCCGGCCAGTCGACGTCCACGATCTGCTAACAAAGTATGGATTTCCGAAAGGCCTCGTACCAGACAACGTCGAATCGTACACTCTGTCGGAGACCACCGGCGAATTCGAGATCGATCTTAAAAGCCACTGTTACGTTCATTTCGATCGGTTGGTTTATTACGACAAGAAGATTAAAGGGAAGATGAGTTATGGCTCCGTACACTCTGTTTCTGGGATTCAAGCTAAGAAGCTCTTCTTGTGGGTATATGTTTCTGATATCAAGATTAATAAAGATGCTGGTATGATTGACTTCTTTGTGGGTCCCTTGTCTGAGAGTTTACCGGAAAACCAGTTTCAGACTATCCCAAGTTGTAAGACCAAACCGGCTGCTTCTGTTGGAATCGCTTCCATGTGA
- the LOC139881371 gene encoding LOW QUALITY PROTEIN: DNAJ protein JJJ1 homolog (The sequence of the model RefSeq protein was modified relative to this genomic sequence to represent the inferred CDS: substituted 1 base at 1 genomic stop codon) translates to MAAPSSSSKRCLYEVLGIQMDCTPDEIRSAYKKLALQRHPDKLIKSGLSEAEATAQFQELVHAYEVLSDAKERAWYDSHRSQILFSDSNSRNSSSVVPDLFSYFSNTVYSGYSNTKKGFYKVYAEVFDKIYVNEVNYCKKLGLGAHLVKEAPIMGDLESPYAQATAFFNYWLGFSTVMDFAWVDEYDAMAGVNRKSRRVMEEENKKLRKKAKKEYNETVRGLAEFVKKRDKRVIDMALKKKEEMERKKEEERERKRRAEKEKLERAVAYEEPDWAKVAEDDDEEVEEEEEGKKRDEAKELYCVACGKKFKSDKQWKNHEQSKKHKEKIAELRQSFVDEDEERDGDFDEFEDANMEEFGEADLDELEEKLKEGLGIDGEEVENIVDESRESDEDGFVDVKVGDEVDGAETVGDCEDKDDDISMLTAMLSGRRNRRKSVGLKHDCRNLVGEDDSEEEFMLYNNRKTTRRNRGGKKEKSKANKRGDINGEVDKKKQDQNKENKEEEDDANSEESSSLHTRVENESDDKFGESGKNKEDKEQEDNGQVEEPSFHSRVKNENADKLGESGKKSSLPLDKKGNNKKDKNLKSKNASKGKKIKVXTVFLCSHSSNLCETCGEEFETRNKLHKHLGDTGHATLKHR, encoded by the exons ATGGCGGCGCCTTCCTCATCATCGAAGCGATGCCTTTACGAGGTACTCGGGATACAGATGGATTGCACGCCGGACGAAATCCGATCAGCTTACAAAAAGCTAGCGCTCCAACGCCATCCAGACAAGCTAATAAAGTCCGGCTTATCGGAGGCTGAAGCCACTGCGCAATTTCAGGAGCTCGTACATGCTTACGAGGTCCTCTCAGATGCTAAGGAGCGCGCGTGGTACGACTCGCATAGGTCTCAAATCCTCTTCTCCGATTCGAATTCTCGGAATTCTAGCTCGGTAGTGCCTGATTTGTTTTCGTATTTCTCTAATACTGTGTATTCTGGTTATTCGAACACGAAAAAGGGGTTTTATAAGGTTTATGCCGAGGTTTTTGATAAGATTTACGTTAATGAGGTTAATTATTGTAAGAAGTTAGGATTAGGTGCTCATCTTGTGAAGGAGGCTCCGATAATGGGCGATTTGGAATCTCCTTACGCGCAGGCGACTGCATTTTTCAATTATTGGTTAGGGTTCAGTACGGTAATGGATTTTGCATGGGTGGATGAGTATGATGCTATGGCTGGGGTCAATAGGAAATCTCGGAGAGTTATGGAAGAGGAGAATAAGAAACTGAGAAAGAAAGCTAAGAAGGAGTATAATGAGACGGTTAGAGGTTTGGCTGAATTTGTGAAGAAGAGGGATAAGAGGGTCATTGATATGGCTCTTAAGAAGAAGGAGGAGATGGAGAGGAAGAAAGAGGAGGAGAGGGAGCGTAAGAGGAGAGCAGAGAAGGAGAAGTTGGAGAGAGCTGTTGCGTATGAGGAGCCGGATTGGGCAAAGGTTGcagaggatgatgatgaagaagttgaagaagaagaagaagggaaaAAGAGAGACGAAGCGAAGGAATTGTATTGTGTTGCCTGTGGGAAGAAGTTCAAGAGTGATAAGCAATGGAAGAATCACGAGCAGTCCAAGAAGCATAAGGAGAAGATTGCCGAGTTGAGGCAGTCGTTTGTGGATGAGGATGAGGAGAGGGACGGAGATTTTGACGAGTTCGAAGATGCTAATATGGAGGAATTCGGCGAGGCTGACTTGGATGAGTTGGAAGAGAAGCTCAAGGAAGGTTTAGGGATCGATGGAGAGGAGGTTGAAAATATTGTCGATGAGTCGAGAGAAAGTGACGAGGACGGTTTTGTTGATGTTAAAGTGGGGGATGAGGTAGATGGTGCAGAAACCGTGGGAGATTGTGAGGATAAGGATGATGATATAAGCATGCTCACAGCTATGCTGTCAGGACGAAGGAATAGAAGGAAAAGTGTTGGTTTGAAGCATGATTGCAGGAATTTGGTGGGAGAGGATGACAGTGAAGAGGAGTTTATGCTGTACAATAATAGGAAGACCACAAGGAGGAATCGAGGAGGGAAGAAGGAGAAGTCGAAGGCGAATAAGAGAGGTGATATCAATGGCGAAGTTGATAAAAAGAAGCAAGATCAGAATAAAGAAAacaaagaggaagaagatgatgcAAATTCCGAGGAGTCATCATCTTTGCATACTCGCGTGGAGAATGAAAGTGACGATAAATTTGGAGAAAGTGGAAAGAATAAAGAAGACAAAGAGCAAGAAGATAATGGACAAGTTGAAGAGCCGTCTTTTCATTCTCGAGTGAAGAATGAAAATGCTGATAAATTGGGAGAAAGTGGCAAGAAATCAAGTCTTCCCCTCGACAAGAAAGGGAACAACAAAAAAGACAAAAATTTAAAATCAAAGAATGCTTCAAAAGGAAAGAAAATAAAGGTATGAACAGTCTTTTTGTGTTCT CACTCTAGCAATTTGTGCGAGACGTGTGGCGAGGAATTTGAAACACG GAATAAATTACACAAGCATTTGGGCGACACTGGCCATGCTACTTTGAAGCATCGGTGA
- the LOC139881374 gene encoding putative disease resistance RPP13-like protein 1, with protein sequence MAVRCVHFVSGDVQTFSPSCDLLCNTLAPRARDLWNLACREGLENKLKKLKNVLLTIQAVLDDAELKQATSEAVKEWSHDLRDLAYYADDVLDEISYEALKQKMVAEQEEADTTSSKLKQKMMPPFTAMSSFKFRHEIGAKIKEITNQLDQVSKRRTELGLHEISGGTKFRSTDFLERTPTSSVVDDHFYGRDEDKAKIIDFLFKGDGRSSDQINFRVVPIVGMGGVGKTILTQHVYNEVKNHFELNAWVYVSTHFDVRIITKAILEDLDPIQRKLKDTPECKKILIVLDDVWNKKYSLWDALKPPFMAGAQGSKVIMTTRDEEVAKMMGHVKLYVLQPLSDESCWSIFERHAFENVDMSERARIEPESLRERITEICGGLPLAARALGGLLRSKPVDEW encoded by the exons ATGGCAGTAAGGTGTGTTCATTTTGTATCTGGAGACGTGCAGACATTCTCCCCTT CATGTGACTTGTTATGTAACACTTTGGCCCCTCGAGCTCGGGATCTGTGGAATTTAGCATGTCGTGAAGGATTAGAGAACAAGTTGAAGAAGTTGAAGAACGTGCTGCTCACCATTCAAGCGGTTCTAGATGATGCAGAACTGAAACAAGCGACAAGTGAGGCTGTGAAAGAATGGTCGCACGATCTTCGAGACTTGGCTTATTATGCTGACGATGTACTCGATGAGATTTCCTATGAAGCTTTGAAACAAAAGATGGTGGCTGAACAAGAAGAAGCAGACACCACCTCCAGCAAGTTGAAGCAAAAGATGATGCCTCCTTTTACAGCTATGTCTTCCTTTAAGTTCAGGCATGAAATTGGTGCCAAGATAAAAGAGATCACAAACCAACTGGACCAAGTATCCAAAAGAAGAACGGAGCTGGGTTTGCATGAGATTAGTGGAGGGACGAAATTCAGATCTACTGATTTTTTGGAAAGAACGCCCACCTCTTCTGTGGTGGACGATCATTTCTACGGGAGGGATGAGGACAAGGCGAAAATCATCGACTTCTTGTTTAAAGGTGATGGTCGATCAAGTGATCAGATCAACTTCCGTGTAGTACCCATCGTCGGAATGGGAGGAGTGGGTAAAACTATCCTTACCCAACATGTTTATAATGAGGTGAAGAACCACTTTGAACTGAACGCGTGGGTCTATGTCTCCACTCATTTCGACGTTCGGATTATAACTAAAGCTATTCTTGAA GATTTGGATCCAATCCAACGTAAATTAAAAGATACTCCAGAATGTAAAAAGATTTTGATTGTACTAGATGATGTCTGGAACAAGAAGTATTCCTTGTGGGATGCTCTGAAACCTCCCTTTATGGCTGGAGCGCAAGGAAGCAAAGTAATCATGACAACTCGTGATGAAGAAGTAGCAAAAATGATGGGTCATGTCAAATTATATGTGCTGCAACCATTGTCAGATGAGAGTTGTTGGTCTATCTTTGAGAGGCATGCTTTTGAGAATGTGGATATGTCTGAGCGAGCAAGAATAGAACCTGAGTCTCTTCGTGAAAGAATAACTGAAATATGTGGAGGTTTGCCTTTGGCAGCTCGAGCTCTTGGTGGTCTACTGCGATCCAAGCCGGTGGATGAGTGGTAG
- the LOC139881385 gene encoding glycine-rich RNA-binding protein 3, mitochondrial-like — MAFLSNVGNTLSQTTSAARPLIFQAIRCMSSSKLFVGGLSYSTDDQSLQEAFQKYGQIAEARIVTDRETGKSRGFGFVTYSSSEEASSAIQALDGQDLHGRRVRVNYANDRPPRNNFGGGGGYNNNNSGGGGYNAGGG, encoded by the exons ATGGCTTTCTTGAGTAACGTGGGGAATACTCTTAGTCAGACCACGTCTGCTGCTAGGCCATTGATCTTTCAAGCTATTCGATGCATGTCTTCATCAAAATTATTTGTTGGAG GTCTATCGTATTCTACAGATGACCAAAGCCTGCAAGAAGCTTTCCAGAAATATGGTCAAATTGCTGAAG CAAGAATAGTCACAGATCGTGAGACTGGAAAATCTAGAGGGTTTGGATTTGTGACTTACAGCTCAAGTGAAGAGGCCTCCTCTGCTATCCAAGCCTTGGACGGTCAG GACCTTCATGGCCGTAGAGTCAGGGTGAATTATGCCAATGATAGACCGCCAAGAAATAATTTTGGTGGAGGTGgaggatataataataataatagcggtGGTGGTGGTTACAATGCCGGTGGAGGATAA
- the LOC139881375 gene encoding putative disease resistance RPP13-like protein 1, whose amino-acid sequence MLNFSSIWSSQGNGGSDVLPVLRLSYHYLHPELKKCFAYCAIFPQGYLFRKKSLVRLWMAEGFIKESQEGEEMEMIGAKYFRELVSGSLFQWSSYHHSFVMHDHIHEVAESVAGETCFRLEDHAEKCKLCQKTARARHLSYNCGIKKFEAFHGGESLRTFLPLPRYLPYGESSETNNVHLNWLPKLRVLSLNGYYITKLPHSIGDLKHLRYLDLSMTGITCLPKEVCLLYNLQTLILKDCSRLERLPSKIGNLTYLRYLKITSALLEGMPAGLKELKSFKH is encoded by the coding sequence ATGCTAAATTTTAGTAGCATATGGAGTTCACAAGGAAATGGAGGAAGTGATGTTCTTCCAGTTCTGAGACTGAGTTATCACTATCTTCATCCTGAATTGAAAAAGTGTTTTGCATACTGTGCAATTTTTCCACAAGGTTATCTATTCAGAAAGAAATCGTTAGTACGTTTGTGGATGGCAGAAGGTTTCATTAAGGAATCTCAGGAGGGTGAAGAAATGGAAATGATAGGAGCCAAGTACTTCCGTGAGCTTGTGTCAGGGTCATTATTTCAGTGGTCAAgttatcatcattcttttgttatgCATGACCATATCCATGAGGTAGCAGAATCTGTTGCCGGTGAGACCTGCTTTCGATTGGAAGATCATGCGGAAAAATGTAAACTATGCCAAAAAACTGCAAGGGCTCGTCATTTATCTTACAATTGTGGCATCAAAAAGTTTGAAGCATTTCATGGAGGAGAGTCTTTAAGGACTTTCCTCCCTCTTCCAAGGTATCTACCGTATGGTGAAAGCTCTGAAACCAACAATGTTCACTTGAATTGGTTGCCAAAGTTGAGGGTATTGTCTCTCAATGGGTACTACATCACAAAGCTTCCACACTCGATTGGAGATCTAAAACACTTGAGGTATCTTGATCTTTCTATGACTGGCATTACATGTTTACCGAAAGAAGTATGTTTATTATACAATTTGCAAACGTTGATATTGAAAGATTGTTCTCGCCTCGAAAGATTGCCATCAAAAATAGGCAATCTAACCTATCTGCGATATCTTAAAATTACAAGTGCATTGTTGGAAGGGATGCCTGCAGGATTGAAAGAATTGAAGTCCTTCAAACATTGA